A section of the Mesorhizobium loti genome encodes:
- a CDS encoding serine kinase: protein MMPRNQPFATCLGEHPPHDEMMRERRYYRAYGLIVASDVALPELQPAEPAAPDILIAIGMIDMPKPSAETATIFRFEPDRQYLAWHAVGAFLISGSNRIDIEPAPGVDDALLAFPLLGPVMALLLHQRGLLVLHASAIAVAGRGAIFMGDKGAGKSTTASALIRAGHDLLTDDVVAMDLANPVAPMIVAGFPQIKLAADAAAAISLGQAEVRPQVHPAIGKMQHRLHGAFSGGLVPATRIYVLERGQKAGIMPLPGIAALPAIIKFSYVTRFGRAALSGDFAALHFRQCSAIANHVGVFRLEVPTGLDRIGEAVELIEADLSVGNLAAGEPAAGHRRR from the coding sequence ATGATGCCCCGTAACCAGCCGTTCGCCACCTGCCTTGGTGAGCATCCTCCCCATGACGAGATGATGAGGGAGCGACGTTACTACCGGGCCTATGGCCTGATCGTCGCATCCGACGTGGCGTTGCCCGAACTGCAGCCGGCGGAACCGGCGGCGCCGGATATCCTGATCGCCATCGGCATGATCGACATGCCGAAGCCTTCGGCCGAGACCGCGACGATCTTCCGCTTCGAGCCGGACCGGCAATATCTGGCGTGGCATGCCGTCGGCGCCTTCCTGATCAGCGGTTCCAACCGCATCGATATCGAGCCGGCGCCCGGCGTCGACGACGCGCTGCTTGCCTTCCCGCTGCTCGGGCCGGTGATGGCATTGTTGCTGCACCAGCGCGGCCTGCTCGTCCTGCATGCCAGCGCCATCGCGGTGGCTGGGAGGGGCGCCATCTTCATGGGCGACAAGGGCGCCGGCAAGTCGACGACGGCAAGCGCACTGATCCGCGCCGGGCATGATTTGCTTACCGATGATGTCGTGGCTATGGACCTGGCCAACCCGGTCGCGCCGATGATCGTTGCGGGCTTTCCCCAGATCAAGCTTGCCGCGGATGCCGCCGCCGCGATTTCGCTTGGCCAGGCGGAAGTGCGGCCGCAAGTGCATCCGGCGATCGGTAAGATGCAACATCGCCTGCACGGCGCCTTCTCCGGCGGCTTGGTGCCCGCGACCAGGATCTATGTCCTCGAGCGCGGCCAAAAGGCCGGGATCATGCCCTTGCCCGGTATCGCCGCCCTGCCGGCCATCATCAAATTCTCCTATGTGACGCGGTTCGGCCGCGCGGCGCTGTCCGGCGATTTCGCGGCGCTGCATTTTCGCCAATGTTCAGCAATCGCTAACCATGTCGGCGTGTTCCGGCTGGAAGTTCCGACCGGCCTCGACAGGATTGGCGAGGCGGTGGAGCTGATCGAAGCCGACCTTTCGGTTGGCAATTTAGCCGCCGGGGAGCCGGCGGCCGGCCATCGGCGGCGGTGA
- a CDS encoding ABC transporter ATP-binding protein: MSKSSVLRLSLFRDVAAFGAVIAQIGGRRTWTALLFLILGSLTEGISILLLVPLLHLVGRADQDFAVRLPNNDFVRWLVPDGTLQLTTVLCALVGLVAVQAAFNRFKSVYMARLLFDFINRLRMNLFESIGKARWGVFSRMRSSDLDHALTGDIDRVQGAAFSLLMLVQIAVLLVGYLVISMFISPVMTAFAIGIGIVMFIALQPFRSRATAFGRVLTSNRQDQYRTVSEFLGGIKVAKSLNVEASYFAQLQATLERMKADNIDYVRNSSIGTAVFQVTSVVGLSLFIYVALVRFNLSLAEIVVLLLVFMRIAPRFMDMQTQAQQVLINLPAYMAMRSLQARFDAEQEPGHADFDDAEKLSLDTGLNIRGVSFGYDDGAGKAVVSDITFGLPAGKVTALIGPSGSGKSTIADMLLGLLEPTTGKILVDGVEINAGNRRRWRDQVAYVPQDVFLLHDTIAANLRLAAPQASDDALWTALRAAHAGEFVEQLAQRLETVVGDRGARLSGGERQRIALARALLRKPSLLILDEATSALDWQNQALIAKSIDGLRGAMTILTIAHRPSMIAFADWVVAMEDGRVVEVGQYQRLKAKPASRLSRMLSGEQSETEPANVA; the protein is encoded by the coding sequence ATGTCGAAGTCCTCGGTCCTTCGCCTGTCGCTGTTTCGTGATGTCGCCGCGTTCGGGGCCGTTATTGCCCAGATCGGCGGGCGGCGGACCTGGACGGCGCTTCTGTTCCTCATCCTCGGCAGCCTGACGGAAGGCATCTCGATCCTGCTGCTTGTGCCGCTGCTGCACCTGGTCGGGCGCGCCGACCAGGATTTCGCGGTGCGGTTGCCGAACAACGATTTCGTGCGCTGGCTGGTGCCGGACGGAACGCTGCAGCTGACGACGGTGCTGTGCGCGCTGGTTGGACTCGTTGCCGTGCAGGCAGCATTCAACCGCTTCAAGTCGGTCTACATGGCCAGGCTTCTGTTCGATTTCATCAACCGCCTGCGCATGAACCTGTTCGAGAGCATCGGCAAGGCGCGCTGGGGCGTGTTCTCGCGCATGCGCAGCTCAGACCTCGACCATGCCCTGACCGGCGACATCGATCGCGTCCAGGGCGCCGCCTTCTCGCTGCTCATGCTGGTGCAGATCGCGGTGCTTTTGGTGGGCTATCTCGTGATCTCCATGTTCATTTCGCCGGTCATGACGGCGTTTGCGATCGGCATCGGCATCGTGATGTTCATAGCGCTGCAGCCGTTTCGCTCGCGCGCCACAGCCTTCGGACGTGTCCTGACCAGCAATCGCCAGGATCAGTACCGGACAGTCTCGGAATTCCTGGGCGGCATCAAGGTGGCCAAGAGCCTGAATGTCGAGGCCAGCTACTTCGCGCAGCTGCAGGCAACCCTGGAAAGGATGAAGGCCGACAACATCGACTATGTGCGCAACAGCTCGATCGGTACCGCCGTGTTCCAGGTGACGAGTGTCGTGGGCCTCAGCCTGTTCATCTACGTGGCGCTGGTCCGCTTCAACCTGTCGCTGGCCGAGATTGTCGTGCTGCTCCTGGTTTTCATGCGTATCGCGCCACGCTTCATGGATATGCAGACGCAGGCCCAGCAGGTGCTGATCAACCTGCCCGCCTATATGGCCATGCGCAGCCTGCAGGCACGCTTCGACGCCGAGCAAGAGCCGGGTCATGCCGACTTCGACGATGCCGAAAAACTGTCGCTCGACACCGGGCTGAACATTCGCGGCGTCTCGTTTGGCTACGATGACGGCGCCGGCAAGGCGGTGGTGAGCGACATCACCTTCGGGCTTCCGGCCGGCAAGGTCACCGCCCTGATCGGGCCTTCGGGATCAGGCAAGAGCACGATCGCCGACATGTTGCTTGGCCTGCTCGAGCCGACCACCGGCAAGATCCTGGTCGACGGTGTCGAGATCAATGCCGGCAATCGCCGGCGCTGGCGCGATCAGGTGGCCTATGTGCCGCAGGACGTGTTCCTGCTGCATGACACGATCGCGGCGAACTTGCGGCTTGCCGCGCCACAGGCCAGCGACGACGCGTTATGGACCGCGCTGCGCGCCGCACATGCGGGCGAGTTCGTCGAACAGCTCGCCCAGCGGCTCGAGACCGTGGTCGGCGACCGTGGCGCGCGCCTCTCGGGTGGCGAGCGCCAGCGCATTGCACTGGCGCGCGCGCTGCTGCGCAAGCCGTCGCTGCTCATCCTCGACGAGGCAACCAGCGCGCTCGATTGGCAGAACCAGGCGCTGATCGCCAAATCGATCGATGGATTGCGCGGCGCAATGACCATCCTGACCATAGCGCACCGGCCATCGATGATCGCCTTCGCCGATTGGGTGGTGGCAATGGAAGACGGCCGTGTGGTGGAGGTCGGACAGTATCAGCGGCTGAAGGCGAAGCCGGCGAGCCGACTGTCCAGGATGCTGTCGGGGGAACAATCGGAAACCGAACCCGCCAATGTGGCCTGA
- a CDS encoding sugar transferase has product MRDIAKSATAGFSQADTDFPPPIGGLIKRSFDIAGSLVGLIALSPLFVMIALLVKFSDGGSIFYGHRRIGRGGRIFPCLKFRTMVPDGDKVLAAYLATNPDANAEWIATRKLKNDPRVTRVGAVLRKLSLDELPQIINILQGDMSLVGPRPVVRDELEIYGSAAVYYLKSRPGLTGLWQVSGRNDVSYDSRVAFDRHYVENWSLFGDVRIIIKTVPAVWMSRGSY; this is encoded by the coding sequence ATGAGGGACATTGCCAAGTCGGCCACGGCGGGCTTTTCGCAGGCTGACACCGATTTTCCGCCGCCGATCGGCGGCCTCATCAAGCGCAGCTTCGATATCGCCGGTTCGCTGGTCGGCCTGATCGCTCTCAGCCCACTGTTCGTGATGATTGCGCTGCTCGTCAAGTTTTCCGACGGTGGATCGATTTTCTATGGCCATCGGCGAATCGGGCGCGGCGGACGGATCTTTCCGTGCCTGAAATTCCGCACCATGGTCCCGGACGGCGACAAGGTGCTGGCCGCCTACCTGGCCACCAATCCGGATGCCAATGCGGAGTGGATAGCCACCCGCAAACTGAAGAACGATCCGCGCGTCACCCGTGTCGGAGCGGTGTTGCGGAAGCTCAGCCTTGATGAACTGCCGCAGATCATCAACATCCTGCAGGGCGACATGAGCCTTGTAGGACCTCGCCCCGTGGTGCGTGACGAGTTGGAAATCTATGGCAGTGCCGCGGTATACTATCTGAAATCCCGGCCCGGCCTGACCGGCCTGTGGCAGGTCAGCGGCCGCAACGACGTCTCCTATGACAGCCGCGTCGCCTTCGACCGCCACTATGTCGAGAACTGGTCGCTGTTCGGCGACGTGCGCATCATCATCAAAACCGTGCCGGCCGTCTGGATGTCACGCGGCTCTTACTGA
- a CDS encoding polysaccharide biosynthesis/export family protein, with protein MFEAFGSGRFSGRYRLMATCLAASLAFLPRIAAAEEYHLGSQDKLTIRIAEWQTVEGTFRDWSAVNGEYTVGPGGTLSVPFVGELPAAGKTTAEVAAAIGEALQHKLALSDKPEASVEMAQFRPFYISGEVQNPGQFPYVPDLTVLKALSVAGGIRRNADYGPQLGKDLVTAKGNFDISDDQRVRLLVRRARIDADLAGKTSFEAPKEVEGDPRLPTIVNDEMTILTADQKALKLKLEALDDLKGVLQAEIESLQKKIVNQQKQVDLAQQQLASIGPLAQKGLVANARLLDSQQSVTDLQGKILDYETAILTAKQAISKATQDAIDAQNTLSSSLAADRQQTEADLNEAALKVNMQRGLIAQASDPATTAAITNDQQPTLLYSLVRNVDGKTSEIAAKEDTLVLPGDVIKVKLAPLASQ; from the coding sequence ATGTTCGAAGCCTTTGGCAGCGGCCGCTTTTCCGGCCGCTATCGGCTCATGGCCACATGCCTTGCGGCGTCGCTCGCTTTTCTTCCCCGGATCGCGGCAGCAGAGGAATACCATCTCGGCTCGCAGGACAAGCTCACCATCCGCATCGCCGAATGGCAGACCGTGGAAGGCACGTTCCGCGACTGGTCGGCGGTGAACGGCGAATACACGGTCGGACCGGGCGGAACGCTGTCGGTGCCTTTCGTCGGCGAGTTGCCGGCGGCGGGCAAGACCACGGCGGAAGTGGCGGCGGCGATCGGCGAGGCGCTGCAGCACAAGCTCGCCCTGTCGGACAAGCCCGAAGCCTCGGTCGAAATGGCGCAGTTCCGGCCATTCTACATCTCGGGCGAAGTGCAGAATCCCGGCCAATTCCCCTATGTGCCCGATCTGACGGTGCTGAAAGCGCTCAGCGTCGCCGGCGGCATCAGGCGCAACGCCGACTACGGTCCCCAGCTCGGCAAGGACCTGGTCACCGCCAAGGGCAATTTCGATATTTCCGACGACCAGCGCGTGCGGCTGCTCGTCAGGCGCGCCCGCATCGATGCGGATCTGGCCGGCAAGACGAGCTTCGAAGCGCCGAAGGAGGTCGAGGGCGACCCAAGGCTGCCGACCATCGTCAATGACGAGATGACGATCCTGACCGCCGACCAGAAGGCGCTGAAGCTGAAGCTCGAGGCGCTCGACGATCTCAAGGGTGTCCTGCAGGCCGAAATCGAATCGCTGCAGAAGAAGATCGTCAACCAGCAGAAGCAGGTCGACCTGGCGCAGCAGCAGCTCGCCAGCATCGGTCCGCTGGCGCAGAAGGGCCTGGTCGCCAATGCGCGGCTTCTGGATTCGCAGCAGTCCGTTACCGACCTGCAGGGCAAGATCCTCGACTACGAGACGGCCATCCTCACCGCCAAGCAGGCGATCAGCAAGGCGACGCAGGACGCCATCGATGCCCAGAACACGTTGAGCTCGAGCCTCGCCGCCGACCGGCAGCAGACCGAAGCCGACCTGAACGAGGCCGCGTTGAAGGTGAATATGCAGAGAGGCCTGATAGCCCAGGCCAGCGATCCCGCGACGACGGCCGCCATCACCAACGACCAGCAGCCTACCCTGCTCTATTCGCTGGTGCGCAATGTCGACGGCAAAACCAGCGAAATCGCCGCCAAGGAAGACACGCTGGTGCTGCCCGGCGATGTAATCAAGGTCAAGCTGGCGCCACTGGCCAGCCAATAG
- a CDS encoding acyltransferase, which yields MNVYRIRRYVKGSIFTLVWKMRGIKIADRISVLGTPPHIAGKGRIEFGSLVSFRGFGSRSWFHVSSKGKLSIGSRSFINSGVMIDAALRVSIGKNCLIGDCVVIQDSNYHEIDEGSGVKTKAVLIGDNVWIGRNSIILPGVEVGDHSVIGAGSVVTKSVPPRSLAAGNPARILREVVASPDYIRT from the coding sequence GTGAACGTCTACCGCATTCGAAGATATGTGAAGGGTTCGATCTTCACGCTCGTCTGGAAGATGAGAGGCATAAAAATCGCCGATCGGATTTCCGTGCTGGGAACGCCGCCTCACATCGCCGGAAAAGGCCGAATAGAATTTGGCTCGCTTGTTTCATTTCGGGGCTTCGGATCGCGTTCCTGGTTTCACGTGTCGAGCAAAGGCAAGCTGTCTATCGGTTCGAGATCGTTCATCAACAGTGGCGTCATGATTGATGCCGCGCTCCGTGTAAGCATCGGGAAAAACTGCCTTATTGGCGATTGCGTCGTCATCCAGGATTCCAACTATCACGAGATCGACGAAGGCTCGGGCGTCAAGACCAAAGCCGTTCTCATCGGCGATAATGTCTGGATCGGTCGAAATTCCATCATTCTGCCCGGTGTCGAAGTTGGCGACCACAGCGTCATTGGCGCCGGATCGGTCGTCACCAAGAGCGTTCCCCCGCGAAGCCTGGCGGCAGGAAATCCTGCCCGGATCTTGCGCGAGGTCGTGGCATCCCCGGATTACATCCGTACCTGA
- a CDS encoding O-antigen ligase family protein translates to MKIPKSLLVDPEKNSVYGAFAVAVSIWAFSYSVIFGQVLILAYYAVWLPLILVDYRRFLRQLSSAWLPLLFAAYVCFSVFWSQAPGITARTAVQYLSHIACAYVAARTVSVRTLTLGALIGIFVVMLYSLKVGAYSEDVLDGSYNFVGAFASKNQIGFVASLGIYFSVVYLVFYRRGRLSLILALPVVILSAYLLALSHSATSIASIPAVLALVALLAATKLLSRRYRRVIFVVGAGLLVVAVFAALNLGLMDFVLGIFGKDSTLTGRTYLWEQGWTTAQRSPILGVGYGAYWVQGFAEAERLWNEFYITSRTGFHFHNTYIEALVELGFVGAVMISLIILRTLVGHVTAVIFRTWQTEPVILAGVMVLLVIRSFVEVDILNPYIMGSFLLYYSHFKLARVPVTRTRWAQAGFVEPGGAQKPALPG, encoded by the coding sequence ATGAAGATTCCAAAGTCCCTGCTGGTCGATCCCGAGAAGAACTCGGTCTACGGCGCCTTCGCCGTAGCCGTCTCGATCTGGGCGTTCTCCTATTCCGTCATTTTCGGCCAGGTGCTGATCCTGGCCTACTATGCCGTGTGGCTTCCGCTTATCCTGGTCGACTACCGGCGCTTCCTGCGGCAGCTGTCCAGCGCCTGGCTGCCGCTGCTGTTCGCGGCCTATGTCTGCTTCTCCGTCTTCTGGTCGCAGGCACCCGGCATCACCGCCAGGACGGCGGTCCAGTACCTTTCCCACATTGCCTGTGCCTATGTCGCCGCGCGCACCGTCAGCGTGCGGACCCTGACGCTCGGTGCGCTGATCGGCATATTCGTCGTCATGCTCTACTCGCTCAAGGTAGGAGCCTATTCCGAGGACGTTCTCGACGGCAGCTATAATTTCGTCGGCGCCTTCGCCTCCAAGAACCAGATCGGGTTTGTCGCCTCGCTGGGTATCTATTTCAGCGTCGTATATCTTGTCTTCTACCGGCGCGGCCGTCTGAGCCTGATCCTGGCTTTGCCTGTCGTGATCTTGTCGGCATATCTTCTGGCGCTCTCCCATTCCGCCACGTCGATAGCCTCGATCCCTGCGGTGTTGGCGCTGGTGGCCCTTCTCGCCGCCACCAAGCTGTTGTCGAGACGGTATCGCCGGGTCATTTTCGTCGTTGGCGCGGGTCTGCTGGTCGTGGCGGTCTTTGCCGCCCTTAATCTCGGTCTGATGGATTTCGTGCTTGGCATCTTCGGCAAGGATTCGACGCTTACGGGGCGGACCTATCTCTGGGAGCAGGGTTGGACCACCGCGCAGCGATCTCCGATCCTTGGTGTCGGCTATGGCGCCTACTGGGTACAGGGTTTTGCCGAAGCAGAGCGGCTGTGGAATGAATTCTACATCACCTCGCGCACGGGCTTTCATTTCCACAACACCTATATCGAGGCCCTCGTCGAACTTGGCTTCGTTGGCGCGGTGATGATTTCGCTGATTATCCTGCGCACGCTGGTCGGCCACGTCACCGCGGTGATCTTCAGGACATGGCAGACCGAGCCGGTGATCCTTGCCGGCGTGATGGTGCTGTTGGTGATCCGGTCATTCGTCGAGGTCGATATCCTCAACCCCTATATCATGGGCTCGTTCTTGCTGTACTACAGTCACTTCAAGCTGGCGCGCGTGCCTGTTACCCGCACGCGTTGGGCTCAGGCCGGCTTCGTGGAGCCCGGTGGCGCGCAGAAGCCGGCATTGCCCGGCTAG
- a CDS encoding SDR family NAD(P)-dependent oxidoreductase, whose amino-acid sequence MTNLSGRSAIVTGGFSGMGFAIATALAQAGANVAVGSYIAPADTGRSDAAYYPGADEIERVRSALSAHGNRVQAAHLDVRDSEITNRFVAEAEAAIGPADILVNAAGTTAEQPVCGHSDALWDKIVDTNLTGAFRATRAVLPGMIGRGWGRIVNIGSTAASVGWKDNPAYCASKAGLLGLTRCVALEGAAHGVTCVMISPTWVETELMRRNVAQVVEREGKGRTAEEAMAEIARGNPQQRMLQPQEIAALAVFLCSDLAKGITMENIQITGGALW is encoded by the coding sequence ATGACAAACCTTTCCGGCCGCAGCGCGATCGTCACCGGCGGGTTTTCGGGCATGGGTTTCGCCATCGCGACGGCCTTGGCCCAAGCCGGCGCCAATGTTGCCGTCGGCTCCTACATCGCGCCAGCGGACACCGGCAGATCCGATGCCGCCTACTATCCGGGCGCCGACGAAATCGAGCGCGTGCGATCGGCCCTGTCAGCCCATGGCAACAGGGTTCAGGCCGCTCATCTCGATGTCCGCGACAGTGAGATCACCAACCGTTTCGTGGCCGAAGCCGAGGCCGCCATCGGCCCTGCGGACATACTGGTCAACGCCGCCGGCACCACCGCCGAGCAGCCGGTCTGCGGCCATTCCGATGCGCTGTGGGACAAGATCGTCGACACCAACCTGACCGGCGCCTTCCGCGCTACCCGCGCCGTGCTTCCCGGCATGATCGGGCGCGGCTGGGGGCGCATCGTCAACATCGGCTCGACCGCCGCTTCCGTCGGCTGGAAGGACAACCCCGCTTATTGCGCTTCCAAGGCCGGACTTCTCGGCCTCACCCGCTGCGTGGCCCTGGAAGGGGCCGCGCACGGCGTCACCTGTGTCATGATCAGCCCGACCTGGGTCGAGACCGAACTGATGCGCCGCAATGTGGCGCAAGTCGTCGAGCGCGAGGGCAAGGGGCGCACGGCGGAAGAAGCAATGGCCGAGATTGCCAGGGGCAACCCGCAGCAGCGCATGCTGCAGCCTCAGGAGATAGCCGCTCTGGCGGTATTCCTGTGCTCGGATCTCGCCAAAGGCATCACCATGGAAAACATACAGATCACCGGCGGAGCCCTGTGGTAG
- a CDS encoding acetone carboxylase subunit gamma, which yields MTSYSKEVIADLVAGTLPWPQTRRVMSAYKDDDRFFKYVAVLQDRVGWKDPILLPVSDHLFICQSGDERVTRCECGHSFGDYRKNWKLKASIIVRNTEESLREIYPNSDIPDPQWMEIREFICPECGTMHEVEAAAPGYPIVHDFEPDLEGFYREWLGKPL from the coding sequence ATGACCTCGTACAGCAAGGAAGTCATTGCCGATCTGGTCGCGGGCACACTGCCCTGGCCACAGACACGGCGCGTCATGAGCGCCTACAAGGACGACGACCGCTTCTTCAAATATGTCGCGGTGCTGCAGGACCGCGTCGGCTGGAAGGATCCGATCCTGTTGCCGGTCTCGGATCATCTGTTCATCTGCCAGAGCGGCGACGAGAGGGTGACACGCTGCGAATGCGGCCATTCCTTCGGCGACTACCGGAAGAACTGGAAGCTGAAGGCTTCGATTATCGTGCGCAACACCGAGGAATCGCTGCGCGAAATCTATCCCAACAGCGATATCCCCGATCCGCAATGGATGGAGATTCGCGAATTCATCTGCCCTGAGTGCGGCACCATGCACGAGGTCGAAGCGGCGGCACCCGGCTATCCCATCGTGCACGATTTCGAACCGGATCTGGAAGGCTTCTATCGCGAATGGCTGGGCAAGCCTCTTTGA
- a CDS encoding hydantoinase B/oxoprolinase family protein: MLDKPASALRIRERLIESERLMEETGCYDGITELELRNQDPLKFETLHTKLRAYCVSAREMARRISASPGVREVGEMVVAIYTPEGDAIALSNGIMVHVHTMSRFIKWMIRNGYEENPCIRDGDIFANNDAFIGTVQVPDVMDVVPIFHSGKLVGWAGAVCHELEAGGITPGGDVALAQERFTEGLFVCAEKVGENDEIRRDYVIRCERNLRMPIYWVLDEKAKVASCIDMRESVKALIDEIGLDYWMQVSKEFIEEGRRAQLARTRQLTVPGIYRGHTFYGHVTKGKPGYQPLGDPDWLYNIPIEMEITTDGKIIMDFEGTQPWGYHSMNCTPAGMDGGMFVTLTQHMNFEGLVNDGAWMATELKLPHGTWTNPDNEMVATATSWALLLPAYGVFQRLLSRSFIGRGFVEEAFVGQVNSPMIEMGGTSQYGKLFGMAHFECAAAGSGALAIKDGLDTAYVGWNPESDMGNIEIWEQSMPMVYIGRSIVPNSGGAGKYRGGCSFLSTWLVNKTDHLRLVTSEHSSRVFDNGGMCGGYPAPTCQKHRAVRDSNIFELAEKRAPLAHHTGTNPHRSELELRLQGEHVTMEGPYITAPHKTGDVFTHSYNGGGGYGDVLERDPIKTAMDVENGYLTKEAAEGIFGIMLDEDEEGYPVANLEATKRHRAEMRARRLAQARPVSEWIAAERHRVEKADFAPEVKKMYASAIKLSSRFTREFSDFWNVDAKSIFMPGAKP, from the coding sequence ATGCTGGACAAACCCGCCTCCGCGCTGCGCATCCGCGAGCGGCTGATCGAATCCGAACGGCTCATGGAAGAGACCGGCTGCTATGACGGCATCACCGAGCTCGAGCTGCGCAACCAGGACCCGCTGAAGTTCGAGACATTGCACACCAAGCTGCGCGCCTACTGCGTCTCGGCACGCGAGATGGCCCGCCGCATCTCCGCTTCGCCCGGCGTGCGCGAAGTCGGTGAAATGGTCGTCGCGATCTACACGCCGGAAGGCGATGCGATCGCGCTCTCCAACGGCATCATGGTGCATGTGCACACGATGAGCCGCTTCATCAAATGGATGATCCGCAACGGCTACGAAGAGAACCCTTGCATCCGCGACGGTGATATCTTCGCCAACAACGATGCCTTCATCGGCACGGTGCAGGTGCCCGACGTGATGGACGTCGTGCCGATCTTCCATTCGGGCAAGCTGGTTGGCTGGGCCGGCGCGGTCTGCCACGAACTCGAGGCTGGCGGCATCACGCCCGGCGGCGACGTGGCGCTGGCGCAGGAGCGCTTCACCGAGGGTCTTTTCGTCTGCGCCGAAAAGGTCGGTGAGAACGACGAGATCCGCCGCGACTATGTCATCCGCTGCGAGCGCAATTTGCGCATGCCGATCTACTGGGTGCTCGACGAGAAGGCCAAGGTCGCCTCTTGCATCGACATGCGCGAAAGCGTCAAGGCGCTGATCGACGAGATCGGCCTCGACTACTGGATGCAGGTGTCGAAGGAGTTCATCGAAGAAGGGCGCCGTGCCCAGCTCGCCCGCACGCGCCAGCTGACGGTGCCCGGCATCTATCGCGGCCACACCTTCTACGGCCACGTCACCAAGGGCAAGCCGGGCTACCAGCCGCTCGGCGATCCCGACTGGCTCTACAACATACCGATCGAGATGGAGATCACCACCGACGGCAAGATTATCATGGACTTCGAAGGCACGCAGCCCTGGGGCTACCATTCGATGAACTGCACGCCGGCCGGCATGGATGGCGGCATGTTCGTGACGCTCACCCAGCACATGAATTTCGAGGGCCTGGTCAATGACGGCGCGTGGATGGCGACCGAACTGAAACTGCCGCACGGCACCTGGACCAACCCCGACAACGAGATGGTTGCGACCGCCACTTCATGGGCCTTGCTGCTTCCTGCCTATGGCGTGTTCCAGCGACTTTTGTCGCGTTCCTTCATCGGCCGCGGTTTTGTCGAGGAAGCCTTCGTCGGCCAGGTCAACAGCCCGATGATCGAAATGGGCGGCACCAGCCAGTACGGCAAGCTGTTCGGCATGGCGCATTTCGAATGTGCCGCCGCCGGTTCCGGCGCGCTGGCGATCAAGGATGGGCTGGACACCGCCTATGTCGGCTGGAACCCTGAATCCGACATGGGAAACATCGAGATCTGGGAACAAAGCATGCCGATGGTCTATATCGGCCGCTCCATCGTTCCCAATTCCGGCGGCGCCGGCAAATATCGCGGCGGCTGCTCCTTTCTGTCGACATGGCTGGTCAACAAGACCGACCATCTCAGGCTGGTTACATCGGAGCATTCCTCCCGTGTGTTCGACAATGGCGGCATGTGCGGCGGCTATCCGGCGCCGACCTGCCAGAAGCATCGCGCGGTGCGCGACTCAAACATCTTCGAACTCGCCGAAAAGCGGGCGCCGCTCGCCCACCACACCGGCACCAACCCGCATCGCTCGGAACTCGAACTGCGGCTGCAGGGCGAACATGTGACGATGGAAGGGCCTTACATCACCGCCCCGCACAAGACCGGGGACGTCTTCACCCATTCCTACAATGGTGGCGGCGGCTATGGCGACGTGCTGGAGCGCGACCCGATCAAGACGGCGATGGATGTCGAGAACGGCTATCTGACCAAGGAAGCGGCCGAGGGCATCTTCGGCATCATGCTGGATGAGGATGAGGAGGGTTATCCTGTCGCCAATCTCGAGGCCACCAAACGTCATCGCGCCGAGATGCGCGCCAGGCGGCTCGCGCAGGCAAGGCCGGTCTCGGAGTGGATCGCGGCCGAACGCCACCGTGTCGAAAAGGCCGACTTCGCACCCGAGGTGAAGAAAATGTATGCCAGCGCGATCAAGCTGTCGTCGCGCTTCACCAGGGAATTCAGCGATTTCTGGAACGTCGACGCCAAATCGATCTTCATGCCGGGAGCAAAGCCATGA